The Myroides fluvii region TCTTAAGTTTTCATCATATTGAATGGTTCTTATCCCTGCAACATCAAATACTCGAGGTGTTTGAACATCTTTTATTAGTGTAACACTTTTGTCAAATGCTTGCCTCATTCCTAGTTCATAGAAAACATTTGCATTTCGTGCACTTAAGTCACAAATAACGTGCTCTGATTCTAAAATCTTTTTAATGATGTCTAAACGAATATCATTGGTTAAAGTTTCTTCATCAGCCCTACGTGCTTCCAATCCTGCTTTTTCTATTGCGGGTTTAATCAAATGCAGATAAACTCGGTCAAAGTGTCCTGTTGGATATCCCTCTTGGTCTGAAATAGGCATAACTACAAAGCAAATCCTTTCTTTATCTTCAACTGTCTCTTGTTCTGTGTTTTTTTCTTTCGTTGTGTTTTTTGCACTCATAGTTTTCTTATTTAGTTAGATAGGTTACAGAAATCGAAAATAGTTGAAAAGTTAAATAAAAGCAACTTTGTCATTGATAGAAATAAAAATCCCTGCAGATACTTGTAATCTGCAGGGATTTATAAAAGTTATTATTCTTTTCTTTTGCGATGTGCAATTACTCTTCCATTTCTTCCATTTCCTCCATCTTTGATATATTCTCTTTCTTTCCCTTGCCATTCTCTTAAAGTGTCAGAACTCTTTCCTCCAGAGGATGTAATAAGTTTAAGTAGTTCTTTTAAAAACCCCATATTCTAATTGTTTTACATTAATGAATGAGGCTAAAGTATTAAAACACCAAAAATAACTTAGAAACTATTAAGTGAAGACAGGGGTTTCTTGAGTCTATAATAGTTAAGATAGATATGCAGGTTTAAAATCAAAGGTTACTTGAGAGAATCCCTCTAAACGATGTACTCCTGGATCAAATACCGTATAGGTCAGTATAATGGGATTACACCTCTTGTTCGCTTCATTCTTTTGTGCAACTACTTGGTTAATGACATCTTTCATATTTTCCAATGCTTCAGCTTTAATCAATTGTCGATCTAGTGTTTTTAAATAAGCAGAGAATTCCTTTTGGAGGTTGTTTTTTAATACATAGACGTTAGATAGTTCTATATAGTAATGGGTGGGTTGTTTATTCATAATTCAAAAGTTGTTTTTCGTGATCCATCAAAATGAACCCTTCATTGTAAAAAAGTTTTACCTGCAGATAGTTGCTGATCTCGAGCAATAGGATGGTGATATCTACTTTTTGCCACCATTTCACTCGATGGAAATCAGTCACGGCATACAGTAATTTCAAAGGATTTAGATTGAATTTGACAAGTAGCTGCAGCTCTTCAATTTCGTTTTTATCTGTTGTCCGGAGATCAACAGCCGTATCGATATACAAGAGAGCCAGTGTATGTTCAAAGGCTTCTCTTGTGAGGTTTTGATTGAACATCATCGCATTTAATTGGCGAACTCTGGTTCATCCAACATCGAGGTTTGCAAATTCACATGCTTCCAATCGTCAAAGCTCAATTGACGCAGTTCCTTCAGTTCCCCTTCAGATTGCTTCAATTTGCCCTGGGCTTCTTTGAAGTTGGTTTTATACACTTCAATCTCTTGGAGTTTAGCTTCCGTGCGTTCTTTCATTTCCTTGAGGTAAACACGACTCAAAAAGAGGGAGTCATATATCGCATCATAACAAACGCGTTGGTATTGAATTACGCTGGCTTTGGCTTCTTCTTTGACGTTATTGGGGTTGATAGTGAATAGCCACCCAAAAACATACTTTAGTGGTAAACAGACCATTTCATACGTTTTTTTGTCTGCTCCAGTTGCCTCCTCCAGGGAGGTAACTGAAGCTAATAATTGGTCGTTGTAAATTTTCTTGCGCTGTGGTTCAAAATCAATTCCAATGGCTTCACAAATCGGCTTGATTGGAATCATTTGATTGGCTAATTCTACGATATTAACTCCATTTACGGTGGTGATGATTGTTGTGTTCATAATTGCTTATTCTTTTACGTTTCTACTTCTTTTGGGTTTAACCACTTCTTGCACTTGCTGCACCTCACTCTCGTGATTTCCAGCGTTGCTATCTGTCTCAGGATTATTTTCTCCTTCTCCAGGTGTGAGCAGTTCTCGTTCGCGGACAAAGTAATTTTTGTCGTGGCTTCCTTTTCGGTAGAGGAATACTTTTTTTGCATGGCGGTCAATGAGTTCAATGGGGCTTACTTGTTTTGCTTGTAGTTCCTTGATAATTTCTTGGGCTTCCTGTGTGAAATCTTTTTCGTGTGAAGCGCCTGTTGCTTTAATTTCAAATCTTTTTTTCATATTCTCTTTTTAAATAAATTAGTTCTATAGGGTTGATGGGCAAATACACACATTCCAAATTGAAATGTTGATAAAACTCTTGAATGTTCATCCCTTTATAGGTGTAAAAGGGATATTCATAGAATTCTTGTGTCTCGTGATTCTTGACGAAATACAAAAATCCAGGCTTTTTGAATTTGTCGAGATCGTGCTGTGTCGCTACCACCAAAGGGAGCTGTACACAGGTATAGGTTTTAGATTCCTGTTGCATCATGGTCAAAAAAATCTGAATTGTCCGGGTTAGCTTCACTTGCACTTGTGCGGTCTAGGTTCAAGATGCCTCCATTGAGCATCATGTCATAGTTGAACACCAGGGCAGTGGTTGAGACATCACCAAATCGATGTCCTCCAGCTTTGGTACCAATGAAATACTTCTTCGATTTGAAGTAGTTTCGAATAGTTGAATCTGTAATTACTTCAGCTCCTCCTCGGGTTGTTACTTCCTTATGGTACAATTGATGCAAGGCTTTTTGATTCAGATATAATACTCTTGTATGGGATGTATTCTTCCAAACAAAAGGTTGATCTCCTTTTCTCGTGTATAGCGATATAATAGGTTCATTGCTAATATTGAAGTGCGTTTTATTGTTGATGCGTCTTGTATCCAATAAGAACTCAATTACTCTCCAGTACTCTGCCAATCCTTCAGACTCAACAATGAGATCCGACGTATCTAGAATGGCATCTAGAAACTGTTGGTACAATTTGTTTAGATCAAAAATCAAATTCATCTTTTCAGATAATAGTGATAAGGGAGTGATTAAGGCTACATAGTTTTGCAACATGCGTTCCTGGTACTCTTTGCCCTTTAAATCTTTTTTGTATTTGCTGATGTAATAGGAATACTTTTGGTGAATGTTTTCTTCTACATACGGCCTAAAGTCAAGAATATCAATGAGCATGGAGGACAATCCCATTTCCTCCCAAGCTTTTAACTTGTTGTATTCAGCCACTTCTTCTGTAGTGAATGGATCCAGGGGCTTAATAAAATTTAAAATGATACTTCTTGAGGTCAAGGAGTTGTCATCACGACTACTCAAGTATTGGGATAGAATAAACATCGAGCAATGGACTTTGGTTGTTGTCGTTTTATTATCTCCAGTTGCTTTACCCATTTCACGTCCACGTCCATCGTAAGCTCCCTTTAACGCTTGGAAAATCTTGTCATCTAAGTTATCGTGATACTCTTCTAACATCGTAGGAGCGTTCATAATTCGCGCCAATCGTCTGAAGAAAGCAACGGGTGTTCCGGAGTTCAAATCGAAGGGTTCTTGCTTGTGGGTGAATAAAGCCACACAGCTTTCTGCAAACTTCGATTTCCCCGATCCTTTATCCCCACCACAAAATACATGTGGAAAGAACTGATAGCGTTTCAAATAGATATCACGGAATAAGGAAGCAATATTGAAGGCGACACCAATCGCAGCTTTCTCATAGCCATAGACTTTGATTAGTTGTTCAATCCACTTTTGAAGCGTAACCGGACTTTGCTTGTACACAAAGTATCGGTCGTTCTCGTATGGATCATCACCATCGCGTAAATCCTTGTAAATGGCGGAAAAGGCAGGTAAGAAATAACTGTCTACTTTTTCAAAATAATCCCCTTTGTCAGCTTCTTCGTATTCTTCCTTTTTAATTTCGATAATACCATATGGATTGACTTTTTTCAACATTCCCTTGTCATAGATGGAATCCGCAAAGGCGAATATCTTCTCTTTGGGTTGCCATCCAAGGGTAGTAATTTCATAGGCTTTGGTGAACGAATTCAAAATTCGATTGCGCATCATAATGAAATGGTTGTTGTTGACGTTTTCGGTAAACACCATATTTCCTTCATCAATGATTTTGGTCTCGAACTTCGCCTTTTGAACAAAATCACCTGATTCAAATACAATCAGCTTTTTACGCCCATTGTCGTAATTCGCTTCACAAATACGCTTGTTGTTCACTTGGCCATAGATGTGAAATAAAGGTTCGATTTTAAAGTTGGTTCCTCTAAAGAATCCACCACTGCGTCCAGGGAAGTGGTAGTTGTCATCCACTGTTACAAAACTGTACTTTTTGTACTCTTCGATATCTGCACCTGCAGGCAACTTCAATTCATCTCGTTCAGTTTCTGTATTTTGAACACCTGCAGCAACGCGTTGTTCGATTTCAGTACGGATGTCTTCGATTACATCGGTAATTGATTTTTTGGGTAACTTAAATATTTTTGCAGCTTTATCGATGTATAAGTTTCGCTTGATGTCATCATCGATAGTATGCAGTATTTCAGCTGTTTGAGAAACTGAAGCTGATATTTCATCCGGATCGTCTGAAGCAATATTTTTGAGCTTGGTAATCTTCCATTCAAAGGCATCTTGTTGATGATCCTCAACGTATTTTTTCAAATCAGCTTTTCTCGAGAAACTATCAGGATCTTCACCTAAGGGCAAGAAACATACTTGTACGCGAAATCCGTAATTCAAAAGGATATCGATATCTTTAAAAGCGGCCGCAGTACCTGGGCCTAAATCTTTGGGATTAATCGCTCGAATGCGATCATCCAATTGGTCGGCTATGATTTGATCTTCATCTGAATCGCTGAGTTTTTTTAAAACTAAACGCGCGACTTCCACACAGTTCAATTCATTGATTCCCGTAAACTTCTCGCTTAGGTCAATGTTTTTATCCTGGATAATCGATTTCGTTAAATCGATTAAGGTTTTGACAGCCTTTGGATAGTCATTGTCTCGCATCACAATGACAGTGCGTGCATAGCGCTTGAGTAAAAGCGCTTGTTCTTTGGTAAGGGCAGTTCCACAGGTAGCAATAGCATTACCCAAACCATTTTGATGGCAGGCAATCACATCCGTATAACCTTCTGTTAAGATGGCTACTCCCGTTTGTGCAATGGGTTTTCGCCCTTGGTACAATCCGTATAATACTTTGGTTTTGATATAGTAAGGAGTTTCTTTGCTATTTAGGTATTTTGGCAGTACCTCTTGAGGAGCGCGCCCACCAAAACCAACTACTTCTCCTTTTTCGTTCTGAATAGGAAATAGTAAGCGATCATTAAAGAAGTCGGAATTGCGGTCTTCTTTCACGGAAATTAACCCCAATGTTTTTCCCATTTCAAAATGACCAGCCTCAATCAATGGAGCAGTAATAATACGTTGCCCGGGCGTGTAACCAATTTGGAAGTTTAAGATAGATTCAGGAGAGAATTGTCTCTCCTGAACCATCTTTTTCGCCCAATGCGTATCAGCTAAGTTATTGTACTCTTTTTGATACTTTTGAGTTACTTCATTTAATAAATCAACGGCTTTTTTCTTTTTCTCTATCTTGGCTTGTTGCTCTGCAGAAACCTCTTCGTGTTCTAAGGTGATCCCACAAATAGAAGCGATTTTTTCCACCGCTTCAACAAAATTTAATGCATCTTTCAACCGAACGAATTTAATTCCATCACCGGCTTGACCAGATGAATAACACACCCAGTTATTCTTCGCGGGATTCACGTGAAAAGAAGGGGTGCTCTCATTGGTCAGTGGGGACTTACAAACCCAAGAGCTCCCGCTTTTCTTTAACTCTGCGTAATGGGAGATTATATTATATATGTCTGCTTCTCTTACTCGATCTAGTGAACTTTCTTTAATCTGCATGGTGTTGGTTGGGTTTTAGTAGGGTTATGATCTCCAATATTCTTCGTAATATAGTAAGCTCTGTATTGAGCTGTTTTTGTCTTCTTTCGTTGTGTTCTTTCGCTTGTATAAAAGCTTCTTTCACACTTGGGGTTTGGATGAAACTAATGGTTTGTTCCGCTTGCTCCAGTTGCTCCGTGATATGCACAAATTCTTTGGTCTTTTGTACTTTGATGGCTTGTAGATCACTGTCGTCATAAATCAATTGACAAGCGACAAGTACTTCTATTTTATCACTGTCGTTGGATTGAACTGCATAGTCTTTAATTACGGTTACTGATAAGGTGTTGAGTAATTGTGACTTTTTAAAGAACAGATTGAACGCGATACCCAAATGGTGGATAAGGTCAGTTCCGTAATACATTTTAAAATCTTCATAAGCAAGCATAGGCGTGAGCTTTACTGTTAGTTTCATGGGTCATAGTTAAAAGTGAGCTTTCAATTTCATCACCTCTCTCTTACTTTTAACCTTTAATTTTCTGAATACACTCATTTTATGAGTTCCAACCGTACTTGGAGCAATAAAGAGTTGTTCTGCAATCACTTTATCTTCCAATCCTTCAGCTAGTAGCATAAAAACTTCTTTTTCTCTTGGTGTAAAACCATAATCTAACTTTAATTGTTTGGAGGGCCATCTAGCACATTTACAGTTCTTAGAACATCTAAAGCCTTCAGCTGGACCAAATTCACCTTCTACGATATCTGGGGTGTTGTTTAATC contains the following coding sequences:
- a CDS encoding phage antirepressor N-terminal domain-containing protein, with protein sequence MNTTIITTVNGVNIVELANQMIPIKPICEAIGIDFEPQRKKIYNDQLLASVTSLEEATGADKKTYEMVCLPLKYVFGWLFTINPNNVKEEAKASVIQYQRVCYDAIYDSLFLSRVYLKEMKERTEAKLQEIEVYKTNFKEAQGKLKQSEGELKELRQLSFDDWKHVNLQTSMLDEPEFAN
- a CDS encoding response regulator transcription factor; translated protein: MQDKFTQKNIISGLLPTDNNIEIFGDNTARKAYFIQNGKIRLIDQLPKELRTKLYAMFLNDPIAWSDLGKLSFSEALNEYAFCIYGGLNNTPDIVEGEFGPAEGFRCSKNCKCARWPSKQLKLDYGFTPREKEVFMLLAEGLEDKVIAEQLFIAPSTVGTHKMSVFRKLKVKSKREVMKLKAHF
- the dnaG gene encoding DNA primase, with the translated sequence MQIKESSLDRVREADIYNIISHYAELKKSGSSWVCKSPLTNESTPSFHVNPAKNNWVCYSSGQAGDGIKFVRLKDALNFVEAVEKIASICGITLEHEEVSAEQQAKIEKKKKAVDLLNEVTQKYQKEYNNLADTHWAKKMVQERQFSPESILNFQIGYTPGQRIITAPLIEAGHFEMGKTLGLISVKEDRNSDFFNDRLLFPIQNEKGEVVGFGGRAPQEVLPKYLNSKETPYYIKTKVLYGLYQGRKPIAQTGVAILTEGYTDVIACHQNGLGNAIATCGTALTKEQALLLKRYARTVIVMRDNDYPKAVKTLIDLTKSIIQDKNIDLSEKFTGINELNCVEVARLVLKKLSDSDEDQIIADQLDDRIRAINPKDLGPGTAAAFKDIDILLNYGFRVQVCFLPLGEDPDSFSRKADLKKYVEDHQQDAFEWKITKLKNIASDDPDEISASVSQTAEILHTIDDDIKRNLYIDKAAKIFKLPKKSITDVIEDIRTEIEQRVAAGVQNTETERDELKLPAGADIEEYKKYSFVTVDDNYHFPGRSGGFFRGTNFKIEPLFHIYGQVNNKRICEANYDNGRKKLIVFESGDFVQKAKFETKIIDEGNMVFTENVNNNHFIMMRNRILNSFTKAYEITTLGWQPKEKIFAFADSIYDKGMLKKVNPYGIIEIKKEEYEEADKGDYFEKVDSYFLPAFSAIYKDLRDGDDPYENDRYFVYKQSPVTLQKWIEQLIKVYGYEKAAIGVAFNIASLFRDIYLKRYQFFPHVFCGGDKGSGKSKFAESCVALFTHKQEPFDLNSGTPVAFFRRLARIMNAPTMLEEYHDNLDDKIFQALKGAYDGRGREMGKATGDNKTTTTKVHCSMFILSQYLSSRDDNSLTSRSIILNFIKPLDPFTTEEVAEYNKLKAWEEMGLSSMLIDILDFRPYVEENIHQKYSYYISKYKKDLKGKEYQERMLQNYVALITPLSLLSEKMNLIFDLNKLYQQFLDAILDTSDLIVESEGLAEYWRVIEFLLDTRRINNKTHFNISNEPIISLYTRKGDQPFVWKNTSHTRVLYLNQKALHQLYHKEVTTRGGAEVITDSTIRNYFKSKKYFIGTKAGGHRFGDVSTTALVFNYDMMLNGGILNLDRTSASEANPDNSDFFDHDATGI